Genomic DNA from Coffea arabica cultivar ET-39 chromosome 7e, Coffea Arabica ET-39 HiFi, whole genome shotgun sequence:
ATATTTGGAGAATGgcttttaatgaaaaaaatgctCCATCAGGCCCCTTTTGATGTTATCCATTTGGAATTCAGTGTCGGTAAAAGAATAACAATATGAAAAGAAAACTCAAATGAACATAGTCATTAGCTTTTGGACCTCAGCATTTTGCTTTCCGTTTATGATCCTCTTGTCCTCCAAAACCCCTACCTTAGCGCCCTTTCGAGTTTTCATTAAGATTACCtcacccttttttcttttcactttttctttttatcctttatctttttttctttttttttttaaggaaaaggTGCCTTTTCGGCTTTTCACATTGAGATATGAACAAGACTAGGAAATGAAATAAACAATTTTAACCCCAACTGTATCAATTCAGTTATATTTTTTAACAATTAGTGCCATCAGTAAGACAATCTTTTCTGACAAGTTTTAGAAAAGATGTATTTACCTCATTTGCAAattgattaagaaaattttttcctcaaaaaatacTGCCAAAGGTAGAGATTGGTaacattttgacttttgtaatgggATCCGACGGGATATAAAGAAAAGGTTAAAATTTAAAGATACATCATAAAATGGGTTTGAAATAATCTTAAAGTCgcaatatttcaaaatttgtccTGGTGTAGGGttgataaaaactaaaaatttgccccaatttatttctAATTGGCCTTCTCTTTTTcactattttctttctttcctgcttttcatttttttccttttcttcttctttatttgccttctctttctttttgtgaaaatagaaataaagaaataaaaaattttgtccTGGTGTAGGGTTTGTGATCTTCGGGAGTTGCCAAGCAAAAGAGAGTAAATTATTCTAAAAGTTTGAAGGAAAAAACTAGGAATGAAATGCTCGAATGGAAAAGATAGAAGGCCTGCCCTGACCCCATTATTTGcaataatttcaaaagaaaattttcataatcaaatgaaattttttttgcacATGTCTAAAttgattgattgagaaaaaacTTGGTCATCTATTTCCATGAGAAAAAATGCTCATTCGAATAGTACTTTTTTAATAATGAATAGTTCTTGTCAATTTGGAGCAAACTTTCCTTTAATTTCCTTCTGAATTGGAAGAATTCACTTCAAAACATTATCCCCTACTTCAAATAGGCAAGGTTTAACTTTCTTGTTGTAAACAAAAGCCATTCTTTGTTGATAACATTATCCATGGTAAATAGCATTTAATCTCTTTTTATCAATTAGAGACAACTGTTCATGACGTTCCCTAACCTATTCAACTTCTTCTATCTGTGCTTCCATCAGAATACGTAAGGAAGGAATCTCAACTTTTACAGGTAATACTGCTTCTATTCCATACATAAGAAAGTAAGGAGTTGCTCCAATAGAAGTTCTGAATGCAGTTCTCTATGCCATCAATGCATAAGACAGCTTCTTATGCCAATCCTGAAGTGTTTCAGTCATTTTACGAAtgatcttcttcaaattcttatttGCAGCTTCCACAACTCCATTCTTTTGAAGCTTGTAAATAGCAGAATTTTGATACTTGATCTTGAATtgttcacataatccatcaacCATATCATTATTGAGATTTTTGGCATTATTAATGATTAGTGTTTTTAGTACCACAAAATGACAGATGatattatttctcaagaaattCGATGCCATTTTCTTAGTCAAATGCTTATAAGATGTCTCAACCCATTTAGTGAATTACTCTATCACCACCAAAATGAATCAATGCCCATTCGAAGTAGGAGAATCAATAGCTCCAATTACATCCATTCCCCATATCGAACATGGTCAAGGAGAAGTCATACTATGTAATTTTGCACAAGAAGCATGCATAACATAACTATGCATTTGATATTTGACACATTTTGCTGACAAAATCTACATTGTCATAGTCTAtggtaagtcaaaaaatagcCTGTTCTCATGATCCTTTTAGCCAGTAAATGTCTATTCATGTGTGGTCCACAATTTCATGTAATCAGTTTCTTCTTCATCAATGCATCTTAAAAAGCCCAAATCAGATATTTTCTTATACAATATTTCTTCATTCAAGAAGAATCTGTAGGACATTTTGCGTAAGGAACCTTTTGCAACAGAATCAGTGCCAGGAGGGTAAGACCTTATTTTTATGAATTCCTTTATATCACTGTACCAAAGATGACCATCAGAAACTCTTTCCATAACCAGATAATGCACTAACTTATCTTGAAGTTGAATTGTATAGTCTCAATCACCAGTCATCTGGatattggatcattgaatacaaAGTGGCTAGAACATCAGCCAAGGCATTGCGAGTGTGGGGGATGTGTCTGGATTCTAGATTCCTAAATTTACAAGTTAGCCAAACTAAGCAAGGTATAATGATACAACATAATTTTCGAATCTCAAGTTACTCACCACTTGAACATCTGGTGCATAAGTAAATCGAAATCACTGAATGCTATCAGGTCCTTAATCTCCATTTCTAATGCTATTTTCAATTCAAAAAAACAAGCTTTATACTCAGCCATGTTGCTAGTATAAGGAAATCGTAACATAGCAGTGGCAAGATAATGTTTCCTTTCAGGTGACATCAATACTACTCCAATTCCAGCCTTAAGCAAATTTGAAACACCATCAAAGACTAGCCTCCAATTAGGGTATTGGTTATTCATGTCCTTAACTGCCCCAATGAACAGAATTTTTTCATCAAGGAAGTAGGTATATAGCGGCTGGTAATCATTCTCCCTTGAATTTTCTACCAAGTGATCTGCTAAGACCTATCCCTTGACTACTTTTTGCATTGTGAAGACAATATCAAACTTGAAAAGGGCCATCTGCCACTTAGCCATACATCCCGTTGGCATTGACTTTTCCAACAAGTACTTCGGAGAATCAGATGGAGAAATCAAGTACAACAACCTCTTTCAAGAATAGAATAGTTGGACTCATATATTGTAAATTTCTTATTaagatagtaaatggcttgttcCCTCCTCCCAAATTCATCATACTACGCCAGAACACATCCAATAGTTTCATCAAGTACAAACAAATTTATAATCAAAGGTCTTTCCGACTGAGTTGATACTAAGACCGGAGGATTTAGGAAGTAGTTCTTGATCTTATCAAAACTTGTTCACAATCTTCATATGAATCCATTGGTGCattattttttatcaattttaaCAAAGGCTCGCAGATGAAAGTAAATAGTGTAATGAACCAGTTaatgaaattaattttttcaagGAAACTTTTCACATCCTTTAGAATTTTTGGAATGGACATATTTcgaattattttaatttttatatgatttatctttataccatttttacTGGCAATAAAACCTGATAATTTTTCTATTAGGGCTCCAAAAGCACACTTCGTAGGATTCAATTTCAAATTATACTTTCTCAACCATTCATATAAAAGGGTCGTTATTAACATAATAAAGGGATCGTTGTCGTGTCTAGAAGGTTGG
This window encodes:
- the LOC113700773 gene encoding uncharacterized protein, which gives rise to MNNQYPNWRLVFDGVSNLLKAGIGVVLMSPERKHYLATAMLRFPYTSNMAEYKACFFELKIALEMEIKDLIAFSDFDLLMHQMFKWNLESRHIPHTRNALADVLATLYSMIQYPDDCDIKEFIKIRSYPPGTDSVAKGSLRKMSYRFFLNEEILYKKISDLGFLRCIDEEETDYMKLWTTHE